In Sesamum indicum cultivar Zhongzhi No. 13 linkage group LG1, S_indicum_v1.0, whole genome shotgun sequence, the sequence ttaaaattaatagtagCATATATGCACAAATTTCATGCAACGCAAATAGGTATCTTGTTACTACCTACAAATTATCTTTACACCAATGCCTAAAACATTGCAGCAACCTTTGCAGTTAGCTAGAGATTAGTTGTGTGAATGAAAAGAGTGTGCAACCATAAACAATCAGCCATTTCCCAAACAAGAATCAGCTATTTATATACTGCAAGAATTGCAGCAAAATCATCTCTGCAAATCAAATGGATTCAGGTGGTGGTGGCAGCACAGGTGATGTTGCTCGCAATCTACTCTCAAAGAGGTTTGTAAAATACATCATCGCTAATACTATTTGAATCTTTTACAACAACTTTCTGATGCATTTATGTCTTCATCTTTGCTGTTCCTTCGTCTGCTTCAACAAGACTATTAGGAAAAGTTGCAGTCATAACCGGTGGAGCAAGGGGGATCGGAGCAGCCACCGCTCAAGTGTTTGCTGAAAATGGAGCCCATGTTATCATCGCTGACATACTGGACGAACCTGGGGCAAAACTAGCCGATTCCATCGGAGGCCGGTATGTGCACTGTGATGTATCAGTTGAACACGATGTTGAACGCGCAGTCCAGCTTGCTATCGACTGGAAAGGACGGCTCGACATCATGTTCAACAACGCTGGGGTACCTGGTCCAGGGGGGAGCATCACCAACCTCAAAATGGAACATTTGATGGCCCTTGTCGCTGTAAATCTGAATGGAATCGTGCACGGGATCAAGCATGCTGCACGTGCTATGATCAAGGGGAAGAACTCTGGGAGTATCATATGTTCGTCAAGCTCGGCAGCCATCATGGGGGGCTTGGCGTCCCATTCTTACACATTGTCCAAAGAGGCCATTCTTGGACTGGCCAGGAGCACTGCATGTGAGCTGGGAGTACACGGGATTCGCGTGAATTGTGTGTCCCCACACGGGGTACCGACCGAGATACTGATGAGTGCCTACAGAAAGGTTCTTGGGAATCCAGACCTGCAGCCAGAAGATGTGAGTAAGATAGTAGGGGAGAGGGGGAGTCTTCTGCGGGGGAGGGGTGGGAGGTTGGAGGATGTTGCTGAAGCGGTGCTGTTTCTGGCCAGCGATGATGCAGGATTCATAACAGGGCATAATCTAATCATAGATGGGGGCTATACTTGTGCTAACAATCAGTTAAGTGTCATATACCAAGGTTAAATGCCAATAAGAACAGAAATAAGTGTATCAATGCATCTCAAAATCCAGATATATGGATTACTATCGTCTGTTATGGATTCATTTGTTCTGCt encodes:
- the LOC105169963 gene encoding short-chain dehydrogenase reductase ATA1 gives rise to the protein MDSGGGGSTGDVARNLLSKRLLGKVAVITGGARGIGAATAQVFAENGAHVIIADILDEPGAKLADSIGGRYVHCDVSVEHDVERAVQLAIDWKGRLDIMFNNAGVPGPGGSITNLKMEHLMALVAVNLNGIVHGIKHAARAMIKGKNSGSIICSSSSAAIMGGLASHSYTLSKEAILGLARSTACELGVHGIRVNCVSPHGVPTEILMSAYRKVLGNPDLQPEDVSKIVGERGSLLRGRGGRLEDVAEAVLFLASDDAGFITGHNLIIDGGYTCANNQLSVIYQG